The Dermacentor albipictus isolate Rhodes 1998 colony chromosome 2, USDA_Dalb.pri_finalv2, whole genome shotgun sequence genome has a segment encoding these proteins:
- the LOC135899804 gene encoding protein D2-like, whose product MGSKLAAPLALFAVATLLQRPRFCACVRDEDLRLSFTKSGIVTDVIPKVPKRLAAVTYPAGASVQLGNTLTPEQAADVPDVRVPGDPYRWYTVILLDPDAPSRKDPKMRHWLHWLVVNVPQPETTTLTKYAGPTPPHGTGEHRYVFLVYKQQRMVTRNGLKGFGKERAKFNLTAFLEAAEMDELVAANYFVAENK is encoded by the exons ATGGGATCGAAGCTGGCCGCTCCGCTTGCTCTGTTCGCCGTCGCGACCCTGCTGCAGCGGCCCCGTTTCTGCGCATGCGTCCGTGACGAAGACCTGCGCCTGAGCTTCACGAAGTCGGGCATCGTGACGGACGTGATACCGAAGGTTCCCAAGAGATTGGCCGCCGTCACCTACCCCGCGGGCGCCAGCGTCCAGCTGGGCAACACGCTCACGCCCGAGCAGGCGGCGGACGTACCCGACGTACGGGTCCCGGGAGATCCGTACCGCTG GTACACGGTGATTCTCCTCGACCCCGATGCGCCGTCGCGTAAGGACCCCAAGATGCGTCACTGGCTCCACTGGCTCGTGGTGAACGTGCCGCAACCCGAAACGACCACGCTGACCAAGTACGCGGGGCCGACGCCGCCCCATGGCACCGGCGAGCACCGATACGTGTTCCTCGTGTACAAGCAACAGAGGATGGTCACGCGGAACGGCCTCAAAGGCTTCGGCAAGGAGCGGGCAAAGTTCAACCTCACGGCGTTCCTCGAAGCGGCCGAGATGGACGAACTGGTGGCCGCCAACTACTTTGTCGCCGAGAACAAGTAG